In Palleronia sp. LCG004, a single window of DNA contains:
- the ybeY gene encoding rRNA maturation RNase YbeY — MPDTSIDQPVVDLAIEDERWSSCPLERIASRASITTFEHLGLGADWEIAILACDDARIAVLNGDFRGKDLPTNVLSWPSVERSGHDEGATPRAPDPADPELGDIAIAYDTCAAEAEAAGIPFEDHVAHLIVHAVLHLLGYDHERPLDGDLMEALEGKILARMGIPDPYARDRASIEASLTGKAR; from the coding sequence ATGCCTGACACGAGCATCGACCAGCCGGTCGTCGATCTCGCGATCGAGGATGAACGCTGGTCGTCATGTCCGCTGGAGAGAATCGCGTCGAGAGCGAGCATCACGACGTTCGAGCATCTCGGGCTCGGAGCAGACTGGGAAATCGCGATCCTTGCCTGCGACGATGCGCGTATCGCCGTGCTGAACGGCGATTTCCGCGGTAAAGACCTGCCCACGAACGTACTGTCCTGGCCATCCGTGGAACGCAGCGGCCATGACGAAGGCGCGACGCCCCGCGCACCAGATCCGGCCGATCCGGAACTCGGCGATATCGCGATCGCCTATGATACCTGTGCGGCGGAGGCCGAGGCTGCGGGCATACCGTTCGAGGATCACGTGGCGCATCTGATCGTCCATGCGGTTTTGCACCTTCTGGGATACGATCACGAACGCCCCCTCGACGGCGACCTGATGGAGGCGCTCGAGGGGAAGATACTTGCGCGGATGGGCATTCCGGACCCATATGCGCGGGATCGAGCCTCGATAGAGGCGTCATTGACTGGAAAGGCAAGATGA
- a CDS encoding PhoH family protein — MPSPVTASQGANPAKRPSETGLEFPDNRLLIDLCGQFDANLAMIEQALEVQIVRRGNHLVVMGDEGSVARAADVLRSLYDRLEAGKPVLPGDVDGALRMDQPNDEDPPRDGDQMEMFHSGGVEIKTRKKLVEPRTDAQKAYVRALFANELAFGIGPAGTGKTYLAVAVGINMFINGEVDRIILSRPAVEAGERLGFLPGDMKEKVDPYMQPLYDALNDFMPGKMLAKLMEEKRIEIAPLAFMRGRTLSNAFVVLDEAQNATGMQMKMFLTRLGEGSRMVITGDRTQIDLPRGQVSGLADAERLLQNIPKISFNYFTSKDVVRHPLVAKIIEAYEADA; from the coding sequence ATCCCCAGTCCCGTCACCGCATCCCAAGGTGCAAATCCGGCCAAGCGCCCGTCCGAGACGGGACTCGAATTTCCCGACAATCGCCTGCTCATAGACCTCTGCGGACAGTTCGACGCGAACCTCGCCATGATCGAACAGGCGCTCGAGGTTCAGATCGTGCGGCGCGGCAACCATCTCGTCGTCATGGGGGACGAGGGATCGGTCGCACGTGCGGCCGATGTTCTGCGGTCGCTCTACGACCGGCTCGAAGCGGGAAAGCCCGTGCTGCCCGGTGATGTCGACGGTGCGCTTCGCATGGATCAGCCCAACGACGAGGATCCCCCCCGAGACGGCGACCAGATGGAGATGTTCCACTCGGGTGGCGTCGAGATCAAGACGCGCAAGAAGCTTGTCGAGCCCCGTACCGACGCCCAGAAGGCCTATGTCCGCGCGCTCTTCGCGAACGAGCTTGCCTTCGGGATCGGTCCCGCCGGCACCGGCAAGACGTATCTCGCCGTGGCCGTCGGGATCAACATGTTCATCAACGGCGAGGTCGACCGCATCATCCTGTCGCGTCCCGCCGTCGAGGCGGGCGAGCGTCTGGGCTTTCTGCCCGGCGACATGAAGGAGAAGGTCGATCCCTACATGCAGCCGCTCTACGACGCGCTGAACGACTTCATGCCGGGCAAGATGCTTGCCAAGCTCATGGAAGAGAAGCGGATCGAGATCGCTCCGCTGGCCTTCATGCGAGGTCGCACGCTCAGCAACGCGTTCGTTGTTCTCGACGAGGCGCAGAACGCGACGGGCATGCAGATGAAGATGTTCCTGACCCGTCTGGGCGAAGGATCGAGGATGGTCATCACGGGCGACCGGACGCAGATCGACCTCCCGCGGGGGCAGGTGAGCGGCCTCGCCGATGCGGAGCGACTGCTGCAGAACATACCGAAGATCAGCTTCAACTACTTCACGAGCAAGGACGTCGTCCGGCATCCGCTGGTCGCGAAGATCATCGAGGCGTACGAGGCCGATGCCTGA
- the miaB gene encoding tRNA (N6-isopentenyl adenosine(37)-C2)-methylthiotransferase MiaB: protein MSETRKLFIKTYGCQMNVYDSERMAEALGGQGYVETDTPDDADMIVLNTCHIREKAAEKVYSELGRFRELKAAKPGLKIGVAGCVAQAEGEEIMRRQPLVDLVVGPQSYHKLPQLEARTRAGEKALDTDFPEEDKFDHLAARPKARRAPAAFLTVQEGCDKFCAFCVVPYTRGAEVSRPAERVMSEARDLVERGVREITLLGQNVNAYHGHDGGLAGLIRDLAGIDGLERIRFTTSHPNDMDDALIAAHGEVEKLMPYLHLPVQSGSDKVLKAMNRKHDAESYLRLIERIRAARPDILISGDFIVGFPGETEEDFRATMDLVSAVEYGQCYSFKYSPRPGTPAAERSHVDEATKDERLQRLQALLRSQQRVVQDRMVGQEVNVLFERAGRAAGQMVGKSDHLHSVFVEAEDVAIGDLRRVRIVESAANSLRAELV, encoded by the coding sequence ATGTCAGAGACGCGCAAGCTCTTCATCAAGACCTATGGCTGCCAAATGAACGTCTACGACAGCGAACGCATGGCCGAAGCGCTGGGCGGGCAGGGCTACGTCGAGACCGATACGCCCGACGACGCCGACATGATCGTCCTCAACACCTGCCACATCCGCGAGAAGGCGGCCGAAAAGGTCTATTCGGAGCTGGGCCGGTTCCGTGAGTTGAAGGCTGCAAAACCCGGTCTGAAGATCGGCGTGGCGGGATGCGTGGCGCAGGCCGAGGGCGAGGAGATCATGCGTCGTCAGCCACTGGTCGATCTGGTCGTGGGGCCGCAGAGTTATCACAAACTGCCGCAGCTCGAAGCACGAACCCGCGCGGGAGAGAAGGCGCTCGATACGGACTTCCCCGAAGAGGACAAGTTCGACCATCTGGCCGCACGTCCGAAGGCCCGACGCGCCCCGGCAGCGTTCCTGACCGTTCAGGAAGGATGCGACAAGTTCTGTGCCTTCTGCGTCGTGCCATACACGCGCGGCGCGGAGGTGAGCCGTCCGGCCGAACGCGTCATGTCCGAGGCGCGCGATCTGGTCGAGCGAGGGGTGCGCGAGATCACGCTTCTGGGGCAGAACGTCAACGCCTATCACGGCCATGACGGCGGGCTCGCCGGGTTGATCCGGGATCTGGCCGGGATCGACGGGCTCGAGCGTATCCGTTTCACGACCTCGCACCCGAACGACATGGACGACGCGCTCATTGCCGCGCATGGCGAGGTCGAGAAGCTGATGCCCTATCTGCACCTCCCCGTGCAATCGGGCAGCGACAAGGTGCTGAAGGCAATGAACCGGAAGCACGACGCCGAGAGCTATCTGCGGCTGATCGAGCGGATCCGAGCGGCGCGCCCGGACATCCTGATTTCGGGCGACTTCATCGTGGGCTTTCCGGGGGAAACCGAAGAGGATTTCCGGGCGACGATGGATCTGGTGTCGGCGGTCGAATACGGGCAGTGCTACAGCTTCAAGTACAGCCCCCGGCCCGGCACCCCGGCAGCCGAGCGTTCTCATGTCGACGAAGCGACGAAGGACGAGCGCCTGCAACGGCTTCAGGCCCTGCTGCGATCGCAGCAGCGCGTGGTGCAGGACCGGATGGTCGGACAGGAGGTGAACGTGCTCTTCGAACGCGCGGGGCGTGCCGCGGGTCAGATGGTCGGCAAGTCCGACCACCTTCATTCCGTATTCGTCGAGGCGGAGGATGTCGCAATCGGGGATCTGCGCCGAGTTCGGATCGTCGAAAGCGCCGCAAATTCCCTGAGAGCGGAACTCGTCTGA